The genomic region TCACGTCGTCTCCTTGTCTGGTCCGGGGAGGTCTTCAGGTATGCGAGCGGCTTCGGCCTCGGAAGCCTTCACCGCTTGCCAGAGCGCTTCCAGCCGGTCGGCATCGATCGGCCCGCCACCTTCTTCAGCTGTGAGCCGGGCTTCAAGGGCGCGAAACCGCCGCTCGAACTTGGCATCGGCCCGCCGCAGGGCATCTTCGGGATCGAGATGAAGCTTGCGGGCAAGCTGGGCAACGCTGAACAGCAGGTCGCCCACCTCTTCGCGCACGGCGTCGTGATGGCCGGCGTCCATCGCCTCACGCAGCTCCGTCGTCTCTTCGGCGACCTTGTCGAGCACGCCCCGGGCATCCGGCCAGTCGAAGCCGATCCGGGCAGCGCGCTTGCCGAGCTTTGCGGCGCGCATCAGCGCCGGCATCGCCCGGCCGACATCATCCAGCAGGCTTGGGGCGGTTGCCGGGGCGGCATCGGCGCGGGCGGCCTTGGCGGCGCGTTCTTCCGCCTTGATATCCTCCCAGCGCCGGCGCACGGCATCCTGGTCGGCGCCGCCATCCTCCGCAAAGACATGAGGATGCCGGCGGATCATCTTGGTGACGATCGCCTCCACCACATCAGGGAAGGCGAAGGCACCGGCCTCTTCGGCCATGCGGGCATGGAAGACCACCTGGAGCAGCAGATCGCCCAACTCGTCGACCAGATCGGCCATGGAGCCGCGATCGATGGCGTCCGCAACCTCGTAGGCTTCCTCGATCGTATAGGGTGCAATGGTCGAGAAATCCTGGGCGACGTCCCAGGGGCAGCCGCTCTCGGGGTCGCGCAGCCGCGCCATCACCCGCAGCAGGGCCCGGATGTCGCGGCGGTCCGCGGCTGCGTCGTCGGGCAGGGCGGGGCGGGCAGGGGCGGCGTCCGTCATCGGGCGGCTTCCATCTGGATGGAGAGGGGCGGCTTCGGCCGTGTCGGGCCCCTTTCATACCGCCGCCGCCGCCCCGGGTCCATGATGAACCACCGCAGGTCCATTTGGTGGATTTCCGCACGGCACAGGCCGTCCGGCGGGTCAGGCGGCCTGCGCCGCTTCGGTCTTCAGCTCCGAGACGATCGAGAACGACCGCCGACGCAGATTCTGGTCGTAGATCGCCGCATTGATCATCACCTCATTGGCACCGGTCAGCCCGATCAAGCGTTCCAGCCCCTTGCGGACGGTCTCGCGGCCACCGATGATCGAGGCGCCGAGGAAGTCTTCCACGGCCCGGGCTTCGTGCACCGACCAGAGCGCGTCCATGTCGTCCACCGGCGGTGCCAGCGGCTGCATGTCGTTGCGGATCAGGTTCAGCACGTGCTGCTTTGCCGAGGTCGAGAGATAGTCGGCCTCCTCGTCGGTCTCGGCGGCAATCACGTTGGTGCCGATCATCGCATAGGGGGCCTGCAGCGTCTCCGACGGCTCGAAGGCCCGGCGATAGATCGCCAGTGCCTCCAGCATGTAGCGCGGTGCAAACTGGCCTGCGAAGGCGAAAGGCAGGCCCAGCTTGCCGGCAAGGCGCGCGCTGAAATCACTGGAGCCGAGCAGCCAGATCGGTACCTCCAGGCCTTCGCCCGGAATCGCCCGCACCCGGCGTGGCGACGAGGATTCCGGCTTGGCCAGGAAGCCGCGCAGCTCCATCAGCAGGGCAGGGAAGTCTTCGGGGCGGCCGGTCAGGTCGCGGCGCAGCGCCCGTGCGGTCAAGCCGTCGGTTCCGGGCGCCCGTCCGAGGCCCAGATCGATGCGGCCCGGATACAGGCTCTCCAGCGTTCCGAACTGTTCGGCGACGATCAAGGGGGCGTGATTGGGCAGCATGATGCCGCCGGATCCGACGCGAATCCGGCGCGTGCCTCCGGCAATATGGCCGATGAGGATGGCGGTGGCCGAACTGGCGACGCCGGGAATGTTGTGATGCTCCGCCAGCCAGTAGCGGGTGTAGCCCAACTCGTCGACATGGCGCGCCAGAGCGAGGCTGTCGGCATAGCTTTGGGCAATCGGATGGCCGGCCCTGATCGGCGACAGGTCCAGCACGGAGATCCGGGTTTGGGCAAGAAGGCTCATGGAATGCGGGCTCCCGGTCGGGTTCGGGTGGTCCGGTCTATATAAGACCGATTCGGTCGGGATTGCACCTGTCGCGTTGCATGATCGCGCCCTTCCAGGCATTCTTGATAATCGCATAAGCAACATTATGGAAAATAAGACCTGGATTATGGGGAGTGTTGTCATGGCTGGCATATGGCTTGATGACCGGTGCCCGGTCTTGATGCATTCTGCCGCGCCACACTGCCAGCCAGACCCGAGGGTCGGTAAGCCATAAGGGATCGACATTGACCGACCTCCGACATGGGACAGCGATCCCCAACTGGTATCGCGCCGAGGATCATTTCTTCACGGCCATCAGCGCCCAAAATGAAGGCTTCGGGCGAGGTGTCCGGGCCTATGTCACCGGCGTGGAAACGGCTGCCCTGAACCTGCTGTCCCTGCATCTGCCGGCCGAAGCGCCGGACGCCGCGGCTGATCGTGGGGTTGCCTTCATGACCGGCGCCGGCCTGCCCTTCTCGCTCGCTTTGCCCGAAGACCGGGTGTCGGCATACGAAGCCTGGGCCGCCGGCTACGGACTGACGCCGTCCGGGATTACGACCGCGATGACGATCGATCCGGCGAAGCGGCAGCCCCGGCCGGGTGCCGTCGGCACCGACCTTGTGGTCCGGGCCATCGATGACCTTGAGGTCTGGAGCCGCCCCTTGGCCGAAGCTTTCGGCGGCGGACCCCAGATTTCGCGGCAGTATAGCGATCGCCACCATGCAGCCAGGCATGCTGGACATCGTCTGGTGCATCTGACCGGCTTCGTAGAGGACGAGCCGGTCTGCTCGGTGACCCTGTCCATGGCGGGCCGGATTGCGCGCCTCGACGATGTCGGCACGCTGCCGGCCCGTCAGGGGCGCGGCTATGGCAGCCGGCTGGTCGCTCACGCCCTGCAGCTGGCAGAGATGCGGGGTGCCCTCGCCTGCTGTCTGGAGGCATCCGTCGACGGCACGGCGCTCTATACCCATGCCGGCTTCGTCGAGCTGTTCCGCATCATGATCTTTGCTCGCGACGAGGCCTGAGCCGAAAATACGTAACCCGGCAAGTTTTCGGCTCAGGCCTCAAGGGCCTCGGCCGACAAAAAAATGCCGGGAAACGGCAAACCGTTTCCCGGCCAAGTCACTTCCGCATCGGCGACCGATCCGGGGGCAACCGGATCGGTTGGGCAAGGCTTCCGGCCGTCAGGGCGGACGGGTCGGAAGCGGACCGGCACGAGACGTGGGCAGGGTCGAAATGGCCGTGCCGGTCGGTGTCAGCGAAGCGCCAGGGGTCTCGAGGACGACTTCGCCGAACGTCGGACCATCGGGCTGAACATGGGCAGCCAGCCCGATGGAAAATCAGAACAATTCCTCGTCACCGCCGAAGAAGTCGCCACCCTCGTCGGCCATCATGTCGGCCGCGGGATCAAGCTCTTCGGGCATGGCTTCGGTTGCGGCCGCCATGGCTTCATCGGGTGCGAGCATGCCGGCGATCATGTTGCCGAGCACCACGCCGCCCGCGACACCCATGGCGGTCTGGGCGGCACCCGCCAGGAACCCGCCGCCGGAACGCTGAGGCTGCGCCCCCCAGGGGGCCCCGCCCGGCTGCTGACCGTATCCCGGCTGCTGCTGGCCATAGCCCTGCTGAGCATATGCCTGCCGGGGCTGCGGCTGCGGACTCTGGCGGCTGCCGCCGCCGAACAGGCCGGAGAGGAAGCCACCGCCCGAGGCGGGGCGGCTGGCGAGCTGCTGCTCCAGCTCCTGGATACGGGCCTGCGCCGCGTTCAGCGCATGCTCCTGGATGACGATGGTCTGCGCCATGTAGTAGGGCGAGCCGGGCTGCGCGTCGACGCGCTGACGGATGAACTGCTCTGCCTCGGCATCGCGCGCACCGGCGCTGCGTTCGACCTGGCCGAGCTTGGCAAAGAGGTCGTCGATGGCTTTGCGGTCCTGGGCGTCCATGACGTGATCTGTTCCCGTGATGACGGATGACGTGTGATGATAGTCGCAGCCTGGCGGACTTCGCGCGGGACGCGAGGTGCTGGCGGCACCCCTGCCCTCCGGCACCGGGCGGAGGCCTTGAAGCCCCCTGCCCCGGCACCGGCGGCCGTCACTCCTCGCGCTGACCGGTCAGGCTCAGCAGCAGCTGGAAGAGGTTGACGAAGTTCAGGTAGAGCGAGAACGCGCCGAACACCGCCAGCTTCTGGCTCGATTCATGGTCCCAGTTCTCGGAGTACTGCTCCTTGATCGACTGGGTGTCCCAGGCGGTCAGGCCGACGAAGACCAGAACGCCTGCCACCGAGACCACGAACTGGAGCATCGACGAGCCGATGAAGATGTTCACCAGGCTGGCGATGATCACGCCGATCAGGCCCATGACCAGGAACGAGCCGAACTTCGACAGGTCCCGCTTGGTGGTGTAGCCGTAAAGGCTGGTGGCGCCGAACATGGCGGCCGTGATGAAGAAGGTCCGGGCGATGCTGGCGCCGGTGAACACCAGGAAGATCGACGACAGCGACAGGCCCATGACCGCACAGAAGGCCCAAAAGGCGGTCTGTGCTCCGGCAGCCGACATCTTGTGGATGCGGAACGAGAACACGAGCACGAAGGCGAGCGGCGCCAGCATCACCACCCATTTGAGCGGCGTGCTGAAGATCGGCACATAAAGTGCGGGCGTGGTGCCCACCACGAATGCGACGATGCCGGTGAGGACGAGCCCCAGGGCCATGTAGTTGTAGACCCGGAGCATGTGCCGCCGGAGGCCTTCGTCAAACGCGGCGCCCGTCTGGGCGTATGCCGCTTCGCGGGCGAAGGGTGGCAGGTTCATCTGGTGTGGTCCCCTTTGGGGGCCCGTTCCGGGCGGCATTGCCGCCGGGGGCCCTCGTCAACTCATTGCCGTTGCGTTTGCGTTCGATCGTTCAGTAGAGGCTGCGGGCCAGGCGATCCGCGGCTTTGCCGAGATCGCGCGGGTCCGTGACAGAGGCGGTCAGGACATAGGCCTGATCGCCGATCTGCCAGAAGGCGGCCGCCTCGTCTTCCGCCTTCACTTCCTGCGGCCAGGAGACGTCGAACTCGTCGACCCTGACCGCGAAGAGCGACATCCGTCCGAGTTTCCGGTCCTCGATCGTCATCTCGACACTCGGGCCGTCATTGGACGGAAAAACCTGGACATCGATCACGCGCCAGTCTTCCGGCAGAACCGGCAGGGAAATGCGCGTGGCCTGGCGGATTTCCTGGGCGTCGAAGGCCGCTGCCGTCGGCGCGGACACCATGCCGTGACGAAGCATCGCCACCCGATGCGCCATCAGCGCCTCGTCTACGAAGCCCGGCGGCGTGGGGGCCGCCTCGCTGGTCGAGATGCCACCGAACTGAGCATGGGCCGCCCAGCCGATCGACAGCAGGGCAACCACCGCTGCCGCCCGCTGCATCCGACGCATCACGCCGGTAAAGGCCAGACCGCGTTCCACACGCCGCGCCGCATCGATCAGCCGCGGCGACGGGCGGCCCTGGGCGCCACCGAAGGCGATCCGGAGCGCATCGCGGGTGCGCAGATCGGCCATCACCTGCGCCGCCACATCGGGATGGCGGGACAGGTAATCCTCAACTTCCATCCGCCGCGCAATGTCGAGCTGTCCGTCGACATAGGCATGCAGATCGAAGTCGGGCAGGCGCTCAGTCGGTGCCGTCATCCGACCCTCCAACGATTCGAAGCTTCGGCGGGGAACCGGCGGTCCGCGCCGCTGCGGGCCCGGCCTCGTCGAGCGCCCGAAGGGCAGCCCGCGCGCGGCCGATCCGCGACATCAATGTTCCCACCGGCACGTCGAGCGCTGCCGCCGCTTCCTGGTAGGACAACCCTTCGATCGCCACCAGGTGCAGCGCTTCGCGCTGCTCGTCGGGGAGCTGCAGGAATGCCCGCCGCACCTCGTCGAGCCGGACCGCGTCGTCCTGGGCCGGTTCCGCATGCAGCGGTTCCAGCTCGGCCGAGCGTTCCTCGCGGGTCTGACGCGCCAGCCGCGCGCGCCGGGCGGAGACGAAGGTGTTGTGCACGATCGCCAGCAGCCAGCCCTTCAGATTGCCGCCGCTGCGAAAGCTGCCCCGCTTTTCATAGGCGCGGACCAGCGCGTCGTGCACGAGATCCTCGGCATCCGCCTCGTCGCGGGTCAGCACCCGGGCATAACGCCGAAGCGCCCCCAGTTCCCCAACCACATCGAAGCCATTGCGTGTCGTGCTCATATCCCGTAGACGCAGCGACGGCCGGGTTTCATCCCGGCCGTCGTATTTTTTTCGGAATTTTTTGACCCGGTCAGTTGCGGGTCCAGCGGGGCTCCCGCGCCGGCTCCGACGGCCGGCCGAACCAGCGGTCGAACAGCCGGTTCACCCGGCCGCGATGGTCGTCCAGAACCTCAGGCGGCGTTCGCCGTTCAGCCCAGCGCAAGCCGAAACTCACCACGGCGATATCGTCCAGGATGCCGAAGATCATCAGCACATCGGGGATGAGGTCGAGCGGGCTCACCACATAGGCAAGCACGCCGATCACAGCAGCCCTGGCCGCCCAACTCTGACGGCGGTCACGGATGCTGGAGACGAGGGCAAGGGCATCGCGCCCGAGCAGGGCAGCGACGCGGAACAGGCGCAGTCGGGCCATGGCTGGCTGCGTCTCCCATTCGAGAGGGGCGGCGAAGGATTCGACCGCCCGGCGGGGGGCGTGCCCCGGCACTCTTCACATGGGAACGGCGGACGGCCTTGCCAAGATCCCGGCCCCCGCCCCTGCTTTCCCCTTGCGCGACCGACCGTCTCAGGCGCATATCTTAACAACGATAAGATTGGAGGATATGCCTCATGACCATGCAGTCCGGTTCCGCGCCGGCAGCCGATCGGCGCCTGATCCTGCTTCTCGCCGGCATGGCCGGCCTTGGGGAGTTTGCCGCCACGGCCTGGCTGCCGGCCCTGCCGGCCGTGGCGAATGATCTGGGGGTCGGCCTTGGGACCGTGCAGGCAACGGTGACCGCGGGTCTGATCGCCTTCGCCCTCGCCAACCCGATCCTGGGGCCGCTTTCCGACCGCATCGGGCGTCGTCGGGTGCTGGTGCCGGGATTTGCGGCATACCTTGTCGGCTGTGTGATCGCGATGGCGGCACCTTCGGCGATCTGGCTGATTCCGGCGCGCATTCTTCAGGCCGTCGGTGCCTGTGCCGGACTTGTGGTCGGCCGCGCAATCGCCCGTGACCGTCATGACGGGGCGGCGCTGACGCGGATCATGGCCCTGATCACCCTGGTCTTCTCCGTCGCTCCGGTGGCGGCGCCGCTGATCGGAGGACTTCTGACCGATGGTGTCGGCTGGCGGGCGATCTTCCTGGTCGCCTTCGTCTATGCCGCCCTGCTGCTGCCGCTTCTGCGCGGGTTGCCTGAAACGCGGCCGTCGGGCACCGCCGCCACGCCGATCGCCACCCTGCCGCGCAGCTATGCCGGAATGCTGCGCGAGCCGGGCGTCGGTACTGCCCTTGCCGGCAGCGCACTGCTTCTTGCGGCGCTGTTCGTCTTTCTGGTTGGGGCGCCCGCGATTTTCGTGCAGGGCCTGGGGCTGGGCGCATCGGTGGTCGGCACGTTTCCGCTCCTCACCGTGGGTGGGTTCGTCATCGGGACCGTGCTTGCCGCGCGGCTGGCAGATCGCATGCGTCCGCGCAGTCTGATGCGGGTCGGCGCCGGCATCGCCGTTGCCGGTACGCTCGCCATGCTCACCCTTCCGGTGGCTCCGCTACCGACGCTTGCCGCCATGGCGATCTTCGATCTGGGGCTCGGTCTGGTGCTGCCGGTGGTCGGCAGCACGGTCATGACGGCATTTTCCAGCCGGGCCGGTCTGGCATCGGGATTGATCGGCCTTGTTCAGATCACCGGTGGCGCCTTGGGGGCCGGCCTGGTGCCTGCGGTCGGTGGTCCGGCCGAACTGGCCGTTCCTGCTCTTATGAGCGGGCTCGCCGGCGCCGCCTGCCTCTGCTTTCTGGCCAGGGAGGCGGGCGGAAGCCGTTGAACAATCGGCTGGCCCTGATCACTATGGCCGCGCAGTGCTGTCAGCGTCACGGAAAGGGCCGATGGCCAAGGCCAGATATCATCACGGCGACCTTCCCAGAATGCTGGTCGAGGCGGCGATCGTTCATCTCAAGGATCACGACGCCTCGACCCTGGGGTTGAGGCCGCTTGCCAAGGCGGTCGGGGTGTCGGAGGCGGCCCCCTATCATCACTTCGCCGACCGGCGCGCGTTCGAGCACGCGGTGATGATCGAGGGCTATGCCCTGCTCCGGGCGCGCTGTCTGGCCGTGGCACCCCAATCGCTACGCGACCTGCTGGATGCCTATGTCGGCTTCGCCGTGGAGCATCCCAATCTCTTCCGGCTGATCCACCGCTCGGGCGAGGCCCGTGATCCCGCCAATGCAGCGCTTGCGGCCGCGTCGGAAGCCGCCTTCGCCCCCTTGCTTGCGGAAGTGCGCCGTCGGGCGCAGATGGCCGGAGTTTGCGAGGCGGATCGGATCGGCTTTCTGGCCCTGATGGTCTGGACCCAGGTTCACGGCCTTGCCGAGGTCGTGATCTCGGATTTCCTGCGGCTTGGTGCCGACGGCGCGAGCTTCAGGGAGCGCGCCTATGCCTATATCGAGGCCGGGCTTCGCACGGCGCTGACCGCTGACTGAGATCAGCTCCGCCGCTTGCGGGCCCGGTCGTCATTGTGGCGCCTGTGCGGCGCATCGGTCTGGACGGGCCTCGTTCCGCCCTTCCGGCTTTCGCTCTTCCGGCTTCCGCCCTTCCGGCTTCCGCCCTTCCGGCCCGTATCCTGCGAGGCCGTCTCCCGTGCCTTCCCTCGCGCCAGCCAGGCGGAGCGCAGCCCGAACACGGCCATGCCGCCGGCGATGGTGAGCAGGGTCGCCGAGGCGATGACCATCCCGAACGTGTCGCCGGTGAGGGCCTCGTCGAAGCCGTAACGATAGACCAGCCCCCGGAACAGGCCGAAGAACAGCCCGCCCGCCACAAGCATCCAGAGCAGCTTGTGGAGCGGCCGGTCAGTCTGCCAGCCCAGAACGGCACACAGGATCCAGAGGATCGGATCCCGCAGCGTGCCGAGGAAGATGGTCTTGATGATCAGGGGATCCATGATGCCGCTCACCCTTCCTCGGTCTCATAGGCCAGCTCGACCGCCAGGCCGTCGAAGGCGGGCTCGATGCCCTCGGGCAGCTTCGCTGCCAGTGCTGCATGGCCCATTTCGTGGTTCATATGGGTGAGCAATGCCCGCTCGGGCGCCACCCGGTCGATCCAGCCCAGGGTCTGGCTCAGCCAGGAATGGGTCATGTGCGGCCGCTCGCGCAGGCAGTCGACGATCCAGAGCCGGGTGCCGGCCAGCACATCGAAAGCGGCATCGTCGAGCGCATTCACATCGGTCGAATAGGCGATCGGTCCGAAGCGGAAGCCAAGGCTGGTGATCCGGCCATGGGTCTGCGGGAAGGCCTCGATGCGGATATCGCCGACCGTAAACACGGCGTCCTGCGCGATCCGCATGGCCTCGGCCGTCGGCGGATAGAGCGGGTTTGGTTTGGCCGGGTTCGGGAAGACGTAGCGAAAGCCGTCGAACAGCCGATCGATGGTGAAATCGTCGCCATAGACCGGCGTCGGCCGGTCGGTCCGGAAGGCGAAAGGCCGCAGGTCGTCGATGCCGTGGATATGGTCGGCATGAGCATGGGTGTAGAGCACCGCATCCAGCCGATCGACCCGCGCTGTCAGCATCTGGTCGCGGAAATCCGGCCCGGTATCGACCACGATGCGGGTGGTCGCGGTCTCGACCATGATCGAGGCACGACGGCGGCGGTCGCGCGGATCGGACGACAGGCAGACCGGACAGCCACAGCCCACCACCGGCACGCCCGCAGACGTGCCCGACCCCAGCACCACCACGCGGATCCGCCCGGGGGCGGGCGGTGTGCGCGGGTCAGGGTGCGGGGGCATCGGCGACATCACGCTCCGGTGGCCCCCGTCGCGGCAGGACGGATCGCCTTGGAGAACAGGCGGTAGAAATTGTCGGTGGTGACCGTTCCCAACTCGTCCGCCGTCACCTCCTTCAGTCCGGCCAGGAAGGCGGCGGTATGGGCGACGAAGGCCGGCTCGTTGCGCTTGCCACGCTTCGGCACCGGCGCCAGATAGGGGGCGTCGGTTTCGACAAGCAGACGGTCCAGCGGCACGCGCTTCACGGTCTGGCGCAGGTCTTCGGCATTGCGGAAGGTGATGATGCCCGAGATGGAGATGGACATCCCCATCTCGAGTGCCGCATCCGCCAGGCGGTCGGTTCCGGTGAAGCAGTGGATCAGGCCCGGAAAGGCGCCCTTCCCCATCTGCCGGGTCAGCACGTCGATGGTGTCGTCATCGGCATCGCGGGTGTGGATGATCACCGGCAGGCCGGTGGCGCGGGCGGCCTCGCAATGGGCCTCGAAGGTCCGGATCTGGTCCTCGCGCGGGCTTTTGCCGTAATAGTAGTCGAGCCCGGTTTCGCCGATGCCGATCACCTTGGCATCGGGGGCGGCCAGGCCGATCAGCGTCTCCGCCGCGACCGGTCCCTCGGGGCCGGCCTCGTGCGGATGGATGCCGACCGAGCACCAGACATCGTCATGGGCTTCCGCCACCGCGCGCATCCGCTCGTAAGTGGAGAGCCGGGTGGAGATGGTCTGGAAGGCGATCACGCCCGAGGCGCGGGCCGCGTCGAGTACGGCATCGAGTTCCTCGGCAAAATCGGGGAAATCGAGATGGCAGTGGCTGTCGACCAGCATGTGACCCGTCTTCGTTCCGGATGATCGGTCGGCTGCGCGTCTCTTCGCGGATGCGTCAGCCTTCAGTCTTCGCAGTCGTGTCGATGCGCGGGAAGATCGGCTGCGGCGCCGCGATCTCGCAGCCGGGCACCAGAGCGTGCTTGGTGCCGAGTGCCGTGAAGCTGCGATCGGCGGCATCGACCTTCAGGAAGTCCAGGATGCGCGCTGCCGAGGTCGGCAGGAAGGGCTGCACCACGATCGCCAGATGGCGGATGGTCTCCATCAGGATATAGAGCACCCGGTTCATCGCATCCGGATCGGTCTTGCGCAGCGTCCACGGCGCCTCGCGATCGATATAGCGGTTGGCCGCGCCGACGGTGGCCCAGATTTCTTCCAGCGCCTTGTTGTAGGCCTGGGCGGTCACCAGCGGGCGCACGCGGCTGATCAGGTTGTGGGCCTCGGCGATCAGCGGCTCCTGGGCGAGCATGGCGGCATCGACGCCGGGGCTCGGCACCTTGCCCGCGCAGTTCTTGGTCACCATCGACAGCACGCGCTGCACCAGATTGCCGAAATCATTGGCGAGATCGTTGTTGATCCGCCCGATCATCGCCTGGCGCGAGAAGTCGCCATCATTGCCGAAGGGCACTTCGCGGAGCAGGAAATAGCGGGTCTGATCCAGGCCATAGGTCGACACCAGGTCGTGCGGATCGACCGTGTTGCCCAGGCTCTTGGACATCTTCTCGCCTTCGATCGTCCACCAGCCATGGGCGAACACCCGGCGTGGCGGGGTCAGGCCGGCAGCCATCAGGAAAGCGGGCCAGTAGACGGCGTGGAAGCGGACGATGTCCTTGCCGACGGTGTGATGCACGGTCGGCCAGAAGGTCTTGAAACGCTCGTCCGAGGTGTCGGGATAGCCGATCGCGGTCAGATAGTTGGTGAGCGCATCGATCCAGACATACATCACATGGGCCGGATCGCCCGGCACAGGCACGCCCCACGAGAAGGTGGTCCGCGACACCGACAGGTCGTTGAGCCCGCTGCGGATGAAGCTCAGCACCTCGTTGCGCCGGCCGACCGGCTGAATGGCGTCGGGGTTGCGCTCGTAATGCGCCAGCAGCTTCTCGCCCCAGGCCGAAAGCCGGAAGAAGTAGCTGGGCTCCTCCACCCATTCCACCTCGGCGCCGGTCGGGGCCTTGCCGTTGACCAGCTCGCTTTCCTGATAGAAGGCTTCGTCGCGGACCGAATACCAGCCGGCATAGGAGCCGAGATAGATCTCGCCCTTGTCGACCAGGGTCTTCCACAGTGCCTGACAGGCGTCGCGGTGACGGGGCTCGGTGGTGCGGATGAAATCGTCATTGCTGACGTTCAGCAGACCGGTCAGTTCGCGAAAGCGCTCCGAGACATCATCGGTGAAGGTCTGCGGGTCGACCCCTTTCAGCTCGGCCGATTTGGCGACCTTCTGGCCATGTTCGTCCGTGCCGGTCAGGAACATCACCCGCTTGCCGTCCAGACGCATGAACCGGGCCACCACGTCGCACGAG from Tistrella mobilis harbors:
- a CDS encoding sigma-70 family RNA polymerase sigma factor — its product is MSTTRNGFDVVGELGALRRYARVLTRDEADAEDLVHDALVRAYEKRGSFRSGGNLKGWLLAIVHNTFVSARRARLARQTREERSAELEPLHAEPAQDDAVRLDEVRRAFLQLPDEQREALHLVAIEGLSYQEAAAALDVPVGTLMSRIGRARAALRALDEAGPAAARTAGSPPKLRIVGGSDDGTD
- a CDS encoding GNAT family N-acetyltransferase, with the protein product MTDLRHGTAIPNWYRAEDHFFTAISAQNEGFGRGVRAYVTGVETAALNLLSLHLPAEAPDAAADRGVAFMTGAGLPFSLALPEDRVSAYEAWAAGYGLTPSGITTAMTIDPAKRQPRPGAVGTDLVVRAIDDLEVWSRPLAEAFGGGPQISRQYSDRHHAARHAGHRLVHLTGFVEDEPVCSVTLSMAGRIARLDDVGTLPARQGRGYGSRLVAHALQLAEMRGALACCLEASVDGTALYTHAGFVELFRIMIFARDEA
- a CDS encoding Bax inhibitor-1/YccA family protein, which translates into the protein MNLPPFAREAAYAQTGAAFDEGLRRHMLRVYNYMALGLVLTGIVAFVVGTTPALYVPIFSTPLKWVVMLAPLAFVLVFSFRIHKMSAAGAQTAFWAFCAVMGLSLSSIFLVFTGASIARTFFITAAMFGATSLYGYTTKRDLSKFGSFLVMGLIGVIIASLVNIFIGSSMLQFVVSVAGVLVFVGLTAWDTQSIKEQYSENWDHESSQKLAVFGAFSLYLNFVNLFQLLLSLTGQREE
- the mazG gene encoding nucleoside triphosphate pyrophosphohydrolase; translation: MTDAAPARPALPDDAAADRRDIRALLRVMARLRDPESGCPWDVAQDFSTIAPYTIEEAYEVADAIDRGSMADLVDELGDLLLQVVFHARMAEEAGAFAFPDVVEAIVTKMIRRHPHVFAEDGGADQDAVRRRWEDIKAEERAAKAARADAAPATAPSLLDDVGRAMPALMRAAKLGKRAARIGFDWPDARGVLDKVAEETTELREAMDAGHHDAVREEVGDLLFSVAQLARKLHLDPEDALRRADAKFERRFRALEARLTAEEGGGPIDADRLEALWQAVKASEAEAARIPEDLPGPDKETT
- a CDS encoding MBL fold metallo-hydrolase, encoding MPPHPDPRTPPAPGRIRVVVLGSGTSAGVPVVGCGCPVCLSSDPRDRRRRASIMVETATTRIVVDTGPDFRDQMLTARVDRLDAVLYTHAHADHIHGIDDLRPFAFRTDRPTPVYGDDFTIDRLFDGFRYVFPNPAKPNPLYPPTAEAMRIAQDAVFTVGDIRIEAFPQTHGRITSLGFRFGPIAYSTDVNALDDAAFDVLAGTRLWIVDCLRERPHMTHSWLSQTLGWIDRVAPERALLTHMNHEMGHAALAAKLPEGIEPAFDGLAVELAYETEEG
- a CDS encoding LLM class flavin-dependent oxidoreductase — its product is MSLLAQTRISVLDLSPIRAGHPIAQSYADSLALARHVDELGYTRYWLAEHHNIPGVASSATAILIGHIAGGTRRIRVGSGGIMLPNHAPLIVAEQFGTLESLYPGRIDLGLGRAPGTDGLTARALRRDLTGRPEDFPALLMELRGFLAKPESSSPRRVRAIPGEGLEVPIWLLGSSDFSARLAGKLGLPFAFAGQFAPRYMLEALAIYRRAFEPSETLQAPYAMIGTNVIAAETDEEADYLSTSAKQHVLNLIRNDMQPLAPPVDDMDALWSVHEARAVEDFLGASIIGGRETVRKGLERLIGLTGANEVMINAAIYDQNLRRRSFSIVSELKTEAAQAA
- a CDS encoding DUF2076 domain-containing protein, with product MDAQDRKAIDDLFAKLGQVERSAGARDAEAEQFIRQRVDAQPGSPYYMAQTIVIQEHALNAAQARIQELEQQLASRPASGGGFLSGLFGGGSRQSPQPQPRQAYAQQGYGQQQPGYGQQPGGAPWGAQPQRSGGGFLAGAAQTAMGVAGGVVLGNMIAGMLAPDEAMAAATEAMPEELDPAADMMADEGGDFFGGDEELF
- a CDS encoding TetR/AcrR family transcriptional regulator, whose translation is MAKARYHHGDLPRMLVEAAIVHLKDHDASTLGLRPLAKAVGVSEAAPYHHFADRRAFEHAVMIEGYALLRARCLAVAPQSLRDLLDAYVGFAVEHPNLFRLIHRSGEARDPANAALAAASEAAFAPLLAEVRRRAQMAGVCEADRIGFLALMVWTQVHGLAEVVISDFLRLGADGASFRERAYAYIEAGLRTALTAD
- a CDS encoding YkvA family protein; this translates as MARLRLFRVAALLGRDALALVSSIRDRRQSWAARAAVIGVLAYVVSPLDLIPDVLMIFGILDDIAVVSFGLRWAERRTPPEVLDDHRGRVNRLFDRWFGRPSEPAREPRWTRN
- a CDS encoding anti-sigma factor family protein, giving the protein MTAPTERLPDFDLHAYVDGQLDIARRMEVEDYLSRHPDVAAQVMADLRTRDALRIAFGGAQGRPSPRLIDAARRVERGLAFTGVMRRMQRAAAVVALLSIGWAAHAQFGGISTSEAAPTPPGFVDEALMAHRVAMLRHGMVSAPTAAAFDAQEIRQATRISLPVLPEDWRVIDVQVFPSNDGPSVEMTIEDRKLGRMSLFAVRVDEFDVSWPQEVKAEDEAAAFWQIGDQAYVLTASVTDPRDLGKAADRLARSLY
- a CDS encoding MFS transporter; translated protein: MTMQSGSAPAADRRLILLLAGMAGLGEFAATAWLPALPAVANDLGVGLGTVQATVTAGLIAFALANPILGPLSDRIGRRRVLVPGFAAYLVGCVIAMAAPSAIWLIPARILQAVGACAGLVVGRAIARDRHDGAALTRIMALITLVFSVAPVAAPLIGGLLTDGVGWRAIFLVAFVYAALLLPLLRGLPETRPSGTAATPIATLPRSYAGMLREPGVGTALAGSALLLAALFVFLVGAPAIFVQGLGLGASVVGTFPLLTVGGFVIGTVLAARLADRMRPRSLMRVGAGIAVAGTLAMLTLPVAPLPTLAAMAIFDLGLGLVLPVVGSTVMTAFSSRAGLASGLIGLVQITGGALGAGLVPAVGGPAELAVPALMSGLAGAACLCFLAREAGGSR